The window GGTCCCCATCAGGAGCCGCGAGGAAAACCGGTGCCCCCCGACGATCCATTCATCCCGGTCCTTGCCTTGCCGTTCCATGCCCCCCCTCCGGATTCCCGCTTCATGCTTCTCCCATCCCGACGATCACCCGCCACCGACGAGCCGGAACAGGTCCACGCTATCCCCCTCCCGCAGTCCGCATGTGGTCCGCGAGGAAGCGGGGATCACTTCATCGTTCAGAACGACGACCACTGCGCGCGCGCCAATTCCCATCTCCTCCAGCAGCGCGGTCACGGA is drawn from bacterium and contains these coding sequences:
- the thiS gene encoding sulfur carrier protein ThiS, yielding MKLTVNGEAYEANEPGSVTALLEEMGIGARAVVVVLNDEVIPASSRTTCGLREGDSVDLFRLVGGG